From one Amaranthus tricolor cultivar Red isolate AtriRed21 chromosome 17, ASM2621246v1, whole genome shotgun sequence genomic stretch:
- the LOC130804421 gene encoding uncharacterized protein LOC130804421 — translation MGFSLITPSTSSLSYFSSPIIKKPIYPRKITTNSGFSRSRIVALSSASPEWVPSNSEIITPTVGESPNSQNPESSDDALTNPNGKNLVKLVQSAESSVERFIFDFRFLALLAIGGSLAGSVLCFMNGCVYVYDAYNVYWTSCLKGVHTGKMVLRLVEAIDVYLAGTVMLVFALGLYGLFISNASANLHPSDDRALNGSSLFGMFALKERPRWMKISSLDELKTKVGHVIVMILLVKMFERSKMVTIATGYDLLSYACCIFLSSASLYILNLLHKTDENGDHE, via the exons ATGGGTTTTTCTTTAATCACTCCATCAACTTCTTCACTCTCATATTTTTCATCACCCATAATCAAAAAACCCATTTACCCACGTAAAATCACTACAAATTCAGGGTTTTCGCGCTCTCGAATTGTTGCTCTGAGCTCAGCATCTCCAGAGTGGGTACCAtctaatagtgaaattattacaCCAACTGTTGGAGAATCCCCCAATTCGCAAAATCCTGAATCCAGTGATGATGCATTAACTAACCCTAATGGCAAAAATCTTGTTAAACTTGTTCAATCAGCTGAATCTTCTGTTGAAAGG TTTATATTTGACTTCCGCTTCTTGGCGCTTCTTGCTATTGGAGGGTCATTGGCTGGCTCAGTACTATGCTTTATGAAT GGCTGTGTTTATGTTTATGATGCATATAATGTTTATTGGACTTCCTGTCTCAAAGGAGTTCACACCGGAAAGATGGTTCTTCGATTGGTCGAAGCAATTG ATGTCTATCTTGCTGGAACAGTTATGTTGGTATTTGCTCTAGGTCTATATGGATTATTCATCAGTAATGCCTCTGCCAATCTGCATCCTAGTGATGATCGAGCCCTAAATGGTTCGTCCTTGTTTGGAATGTTCGCTTTGAAG GAGAGGCCTAGATGGATGAAAATTAGCTCCCTGGATGAACTAAAAACGAAAGTAGGACATGTTATAGTGATGATTCTCCTAGTAAAGATGTTTGAGAGGAGCAAGATGGTGACAATAGCTACTGGCTATGATCTATTGAGCTATGCTTGCTGTATTTTCTTGTCATCTGCATCGTTGTATATCCTTAACCTTCTGCACAAGACAGACGAAAATGGTGACCATGAATAA